AAAACCGCTGAACCTCCCAGGGCCATAACGCCCGCCGTTCCGACGCCTAAGGTGTAGAGAAATCTTCTCCTGTCCATTCCTTTCCTCCTCCCATGGATATTATAAGGATCGTTCATACCGTTCTCCTGTTTCCCGCCTCCTGTCTCCTAAAGGAAATTCGGGCGTAAGGGTTTGAGAAGCGATTTTATCACCCTTGGAGATGAGGATCAAGTCATCCCCGATGAAGGTAGGGGCTAGGCATTCTCTTGAATGCCTAGCCCTTATACATCTTGGCGAATTTTTCTTGACCTCGCCTCTTGATTTTGGTAAAATAGGCTGTGTTAGAAAGTTCGCTCATATTTTCGGTGAGTGTAGCAGAGAGCTGATTTGCGTAGTGCGTAATGCGTGCGGCGTAAAGCGCCTTACGCTCTACGCCTTGCGCACTACGCTTGATGGATAACCGCTACACTCAAGGGAAATAAGAGCGAGAAAGTTAGATAGGGACATGGAGTTAATGAAGTTCGGATGTTCTCATCTGGAGGATCGTCGAGATGTGTTTCGGGAACTCATGTGGATTGAAAGCTGCGGTGTGTAGGATATATTCAATCTCGCCTGATTTAGCCAGAGGGTTTCCCGTTTCATCTCCCTCATAGCTCCATGCCTCCTTGATATTGGGGGGTGAGGTTTGAATGGTATATCGTGTGATTTCCACCCGTTGTGGGGTGATTTCCCTCTTTCTCCTTTTAGGTTTTCTATCATGGAACTTCGCCTCGGCCCAGGAGGATGACGTTCCTCCTCGGATTCTTTACACCAACCCGTCCGACGGAGCCACGAATGCATCGATAAAGATCAACTTCTGGATACAGTTCAGCGAGCCGATGGATCAGGACTCGGTATTAAGGACGACGGTGGATCTGGAGGATCTCACCACAGGACAGAAACTGGCGAACACATCCTTACGGAATCTGGTGGACGGTGGTTTTCTTCGGGCGAGCTTCAACGATGCCGGGGATAAACTGACGCTCACATCGGATATCTCGCTCTCACCCGGTCATACCTACCGCATCACGCTCAAAAACATCGTCGCAACCGATTTAGCGGGAAATCGCTTGTCTATAGATAAAACGCAATTTACATTTAGGACAAGAGGAACTGTATCAGAAGTTAGCGGGATCATATCGGAAAGTAAAACTTGGTCAGAGGATGTGATTTTAATAAAAAACAATATGCTGGTAATGGAGGGAGCGGTCTTAACGATAAACCCAGGAGTAGAGGTGATATTTGAAGGGAGCTACAACATAGTGATTGAAGGCAAACTCATAGCAAATGGAACTTCTGATAACTATATCATCTTCACATCATCAGGGGCTAGATGGGGGAATATAAAGTTCAGCAAAGGAAGCGAGGGTTCCTTCTCATAATTGTGAGTTTTCCAACGGTGGAAGTATCTCCACTGATTGGGACAGCTATGTCTCAATAATATCCAATTGCAAATTTGATGGGGTAGAACTCTCTTTGACTCATGGACAGGGGAAGGAGATAAGCATCACCAATAATATTTTCATCAACAGCTCGATAAGAGCTGATGCTCCAAGTGGGCGTGTGACCATCTCCAACAATACCATCACAAATGGTGGGATAACCTTCACAGGTAGGAATTCAGTTGTGTCCGATAATGTCATCAATAGAGGTGGGTCAGGAACAGGGATTTACTTTACCGTTCAGGGGACGGTTTCAAACAATAAGATTTCAAACTGCGATGTAGGGATATATCTTTACGCTGAGGGTTCCATCACAGTAGAAGGGAACACAGTGAATCAAAGCAAGATAGGAATAAAGGCCAACCCGGTATATGTGGCTCCGGAGATAAAGTTCAATAATATAGAGGCTTCAGAATATCTCATCTACCTTGAAGGATCAAGGCGGAATGCAAGGGTGATAAACGCGAAATACAACTGGTGGGGGACAACTGATGCCAGGATGATAGCTCAGAAGATCTATGACTTTTATGATGATTCTTCGAAGAGCTTAGTTGATTTCTCGCCTTTACTGTCTTCTCCATCCATATCTGTCACAGTTTACGATGTTATTAAGGTTATTCCAACCGGTTTCTCAGGGGCGGTTTCATCCCCCACAGTAACGCTCAATCTGGATGTTACCCCAACACCCAAGGAGATGATGATAAGCGAGGATCATACCTTTGCAGGGGCCTCCTGGGAACCTTATAGCCCAACCAAGGAGTGGACACTCTCCAACCCTGGAAACTACATTTACGCTAAATTCAGAGGAAGCCCTGAATCTGCCATCGCTTTCACACGGCTTCCCTTCTTCCATGCTCCCATCACGGAGGCGCTCACCGGCAAACCCGTGCTGATACGCGTCGTCGCCCCATCAGGGAGAGGTGTCGCAGGCGTGAGCGCCTTCTACAGGGTTCACGGTTCCGGCTCCTATACGGAGATCCCCCTCGTCAAAAGAGGCGGCGAGTATCACGGATTCATCCCCAAAAACGCCATGACACAGGCCGGGGTGGATTACTACATCCTCGCAAAGGACGGAGGAGGCAGGACGCTCGCAACCTACCCGTTCGAGAATCCGGAGAGCAACCCCATCTTCATCTCGCCCAAGAGCTCCATCGAGAAAACCCTTCACTCCGACCACAGGAATGTTATAGATTTCGCAGGGATGATGGAAATAGACATACCCCTGGGAGCCCTGAGAAAACAGAGAACCCTCGAACTCTTCATACCTCCGTCTCTTCCTGCCCCTCCACCCGAGGGACTCGCTGTTCCCCCTGGGATGATCTATGACCTCAGGTTCTCGGATGGGTACGACTCCTTCGAGAAGCCCATCAAGATGACGTTTCTCTACAAGGAGGACGACGTCACGGGAACCGGGAAGGATGAGGGAACCCTCAGGGCGTTCGTGTGGGACGAAAAGAGCGGCAAATGGAGATATGCCGGTGGGGAGCTCGATAAGGATACGAACAAGCTCTCCCTCCAGATCAAACGCACGGCGAAGATAGCCCTGTTTGCGGGATGTGGGGAGACACAGGTGCCCATCAAGAAGGGGCTGAACCTCCTCACAGTCCCCTTCCGCGAAGGGGCATATTCAGCCAGATGGCTGCTCGAGCGGATATCAGGGTGTAAGATCGTCACCCCATGGGATGCCGAAAGACAGCGATATGGCGACTCGACCCTCGCCGTGGGCGACGGCGGGATCATCGGGAGTGACTTCGAGCTTAAACCGGGATACAGCTATTTCGTCCAGGCGGACGAGGACATGACGGTTCCGTTCGGGGGTGCGCCGCTTTCAAGCCCGCCGCCGGTGAAACTTAGAAGAGGGCTGAACTTCGTCTCCATCCCCTATAAACCCGAAACATACGCCCCTGATCCCGAAAGTCTGATCCGGAATATCCCGAACAGTCGGGTCGTGACCCCCTGGGATGCCGATCTCCAGAAATGGGGCGACTCGGCGATCAAGGAGGGAGGACGGATAATTCCGCCGAGCAAGCCTTTCAGCGTAAAGTCATATGCCGGGTTCGTGGTTCAGGTCGAGAGCGATGTCCCCTCGTGGACTCCCGGCAGCCCCGCACCTCCGCTGCCGGTTGACCGTTCAGACAAGGGCCCGATCGTATTGCCCCCGCCGATTTCGACAAGGATCGGGTTTGTGAGGCTGACCGACATCTCGGCCACCTCCGCGGCGATCTCGTGGTTGACGGATCTCCCCTGCAGGGGAGCGGTGGAATACGGCCCAACCCCTGATCTCGGGCTCGCCGCCCTGGAAGACGGAGAGGGAAGGTTACACCGGATCGAGCTTACGGGCCTTTCGCCCGAGACGACCTGCTATTACAGGATAAGCGGCGATGGGAGGCTGTACACCTTCAGGACGACGAGGCTCACAGCTGGAGTTCCATACATCATCTACGGCGAGGTCTACGATGAGGACGGCTTCACCCCGGCGGAAGGCGCGATGGTCTACGTGAGGGTGAGGCGTGGTCACAGGGAATCCCTCACCTTGGCCGCTCTGGTGGATGAGGACGGGTTGTGGCAGGTCAATCTGGGCAATCTGAAGGACAGGTTCAGCGGCGGCGTCTTTCGATATATGTCCGGGGATCAGATTCAGATCGAGGTTCAGGGGGCGGATGGCGAAGGCGGGGCTCGGTATCCCGAAAGGGTTTTAGAGGTTAAAGGGCCGGAGTATATGGGGAGGGTCTCGCTGGTGGGAGGGCTCGTTCTGGAGGGCTCCGATGGCGGGACGATGCCTCAGCGGTCGGAGCTTCTGCAGAACTTCCCCAACCCGTTCAACCCTGAGACATGGATACCCTTTCAGCTTTCAGAGCCGGCGGATGTTGAGATAAAGATCTACGATGGTGTGGGGAGGCTCGTGAGGGTGTTGGATCTGGGACATCTCGATGCCGGTTATTATCTTGACAAGGACAAGGCAGCGCATTGGGATGGCAGGAACGAGAAAGGTGAGAGGGTGGCAAGCGGGGTTTACTGGTATTGCATACAGGCGGGGAGGTTCAGGGCAACCAGGAGGCTTTTGCTCCTGAAGTGAGCGAATGGAGGTGTTACGTGGGGCAGACCTACGTGTCTGCCCGTTATCATCGGGCGCAACACATAGGTGCACCCCTTGATAGTCAGGTCGAAAACGGATTAAAATTAAGCGGTGCAGGAGGATGGGATTTGTAGGAGTAGCACATCTCCACAGGGACAGAGGTTGGTGGGGTGAGAGTCAAATATGACGAGGGATGGAAAGAGGCGATCAGATCCTTCTTCCCTCATTTCCTGAGCTTTTTCTTCCCATCCATAGCCCGGCACATAGACACAACCAGAGGATTTGAGTTCCTGGACAAGGAACTGGGCAGAATAAGCAAGAGAGGGCTGAGTGGAAGGAGAGTTGACACGCTGGTCAAGGCATTTCTGAAGAATGGAGAGGAGAAATGGCTGCTGATTCACGTGGAAGTTCAGGGATACCCACAGGAGGAGTTCTCGAAGAGGATGTATGTCTACAACTACCGGATATTCGACAGATACAACAGAGATGTCGTCAGCCTTGCGGTGCTGACCGATGAGGATGATCGTTTCCGTCCTGGTCCATATCAGTTCATGATGGGGGACTTCCGCCTTGAGATGGCATATCCGGTGGTGAAGCTTCTGGACTACCGTGATAGGTGGGAGGAGATGGAGGGGGATATGAACCCCTTCTCTGTGGTGGTGATGGCGCATCTGAAGTCCCAGGAGGCGAGAGGGGAGGTAAGGGAGAGGTATGCCTGGAAGCTGAGGCTGACGAGGCTGTTGTATGAGAGGGGATATGGGAGGAATGAGATATTGAGCCTGTATAGGTTCATAGACATGGTGATAAGCTTGCCGGAGGAATTGGAGGAGTTGTATCATGAGGAGATACTGAGAGAGGAGGAGGTGAAGGGAATGCCGTATATCACAACTGCGGAGAGAATAGGAATAAGGAAGGGAATCCAACAAGGCATCCAGCAAGGCATGTTGGAGAATGCCAGGGAGATGGTTTTGGAGGCGTTGGAGGAGAGGTTCGGGGATGTGCCTGAGGATGTGGAGAAAGAGGTGCGGAGGATAGAGGAGAGGGATATCCTGAAGCAGTTACATCGCCATGCCATCCGGTGCGGCAGCATGGATGAGTTCAGGGAGAAGCTAACCATGATGTGAGGATATAGGGTTTGGAATGTGGGCTGATAGAGCCGTCCGATGGGTGCGGAGGCTACGAATTACCGCATCAGAGGTGAACAGGAGGTGTTAGGTATGAAGGGGATTTTAACGTTAACCCTTGTGCTTTGTGTGTTTATAACCCCCGCCTTCCCGATCACCATAAGCGACATAAGGGTCTCCAACCACTCCAGCTCATCGGTCGTCATCTCATGGATAACCGATGTGGTCACGAACGATAACAGGGTGAACTACGGCACGACGAAGGCCCTGGGCTCAACGGCGAGCGATACGAGGGTGGACGATACACATTACGTCGAGATAACGGGCCTGGACCCTGAGACGACATACTATTTTGAGGTGGTCTCCGACGGCACCACCGACGATAACGGCGGAAACAAATACGAGTTTAAAACCGCAAAGGTGGGAACCGGCACATCCTACGTCGTATACGGCAAGGTGTACAAGGCCGACGGGGTCACTCCGGCGGAGGGCGCGATCGTATACGTGAGGGTCACACATGGGGGCGTGGTGTCACACTGGCTTTCGACCCTATCGGATTCAAGCGGCAACTGGCAGGTTAATCTGGGAAACCTGAAGGATCCGACTACCGGGGATGTATTGGGATATGGAACAGGCGATCCCATGTATATCTTCTTCCAAGGTGCAGCCGACGGGACATCAAGCACCGACACCACGGTCAGCGGCTCCAGACCGCAGGGGATATCGGACACCTCACTTCCTGTCATACTCCTGTCCTTCACAGGGTCCTTTGACGGCAAAGCCGTGGAGCTTAGATGGAAGACGGATGAGGAGACGGACATCCTGGCATGGAACATCTATAGAAGCGAGGAGGGCGTATGATCCGCTTAAAAGACCTGTTCGTCGATCCACCCGTCCAGTTTCGTCCTATCCCTTTCTGGTTTTGGAACTCCAAGATGGATAAAGCCGAGATAGAAAGGCAGATCAGAATGATGGCTGAGGCCGGATTGGGCGGTTTCTTCATGCACGCCAGGTTTGGATTGGAGACCGAATACATGTCGGAGGAGTGGCTCGATTATGTCAGATACGCCGTTATGGTGGCGAAAAGGCTGGGGTTGAAGGCGTGGCTCTACGACGAATATCCCTTTCCAAGCGGCGTCGGCGGATTGAGGGTCACGGCCAAACCGGAACATAGAAACAAGTTTCTGGATCTGTTCGAATGGCACCTGAAAGGCGGACGGGTTGAGCTGAGGATGTCAAACGAGGGCGAACACGCCGATACGATGAAGGTCATAACCGCCTTCGCCATACAGGGCGGGATGTCCGACGGCATAGAGGATCTGCGTCGAAGGATAACCCCGATCGAGGTGATAAATGAAACGGTCAGGGCCGATCTGCCCGAGGGCGATTGGCTCATCGTGGCGCTGCCCGTAAGGAGATTAGACGATCCGCGCGGCAACGTCTTCGGCCCCGATTATCTCAATCCCGAGACCACCCGCTCCTTTCTGAAGATCCTAGACCTCTACGCCGAGGCGGTGGGGGACGAGTTCGGGAAAACCGTGCCGGGGATCTTCACCGATGAGCCCTGTCTGCTCGCATGGCATCAGAATCACACATGTTATAGGGTTCACCATGACGGCAGGATCGCCGTCTGGAGCGAGAAGCTGGAGGAAAGGTTGATAGAGAGGCTTAGACCAACCGGATACTCGCTTGAGGAGATGGCGATCGCCCTGTTCTACGATCTGGGAGAGGAAGGGAGGATGCTCAGGGAGGTCTACAGGGAGGAGGTGGCCGAGCTCTACGTCGATTCCTTCTTCAGGCCGTATTCGGAGTGGTGTAGGGCACATAACCTTAAGCTCACGGGCCATCTCCTGCTGGAGGAGGGGCTGTATTCGAACACGATTTTCCAGGGCGATTTTCCCCGTGATCTCAGCCACTTCGATATACCCGGGGTGGATCACCTCGGAATAGGATGTGAGGGAAGGTATGGCGGATGGGGAAACCTGCCGCTTATGAGCACGAACGTTCAGGGAGGGAAACTGGTCAGCTCCATAGCCCATCTTTATGGCAAGGAGGCGGTTTTGTCGGAGTCCTTCGGCGTGAGCGGCTGGCGGCTTTCGATGGCCGATATGAAACGTATCGTCGACTGGCAGTTCAGCTTAGGGATCAATTTCCTCTGTCCACATGCCTTCTACTACAGCCTCGAGGGGTTTCGGAAGACCGATTCGCCGCCATCGCAGTTCTATCAGGTTCCATACTGGCGACACTACAGGGCTTTCGCCGACTACGTGGCCAGGTTGAGCTTAATGTTGCGATCCGGAACGCATGTCGCAAAGGTGGCCCTCCTCTATCCTCTGAGGGACCTCTGGAGACATTTCAAATGCGGGGAACAGGGTGAAGGGGATAAGCTCATATCCGACTTCTTCAACTTCTACTGTCAGGAGCTTCTGAGGTGTCACTACGATTACGATATCATCCCCGAAGACTTCATCAACCTGAGGGCGATCGAGGAGGGAAAACTCTCGGCCGGCGACGAGAGGTATGAGGCGATCATAATCCCTCCCGTGAGCAGCATAAGCCATGAGATAGCCGAGGCCCTAGGCCGGTTCTATCGCGAGGGCGGCGGGGTGCTTGCAAGCGAGGTGACGGAAGAACTGGTGGAGGGTCTGAGGGATATTTCGGACGCCAGAGGTAAGCTAATCATCCTGCCCCAGGGGATCTCCTTCGCCGAGCTCAGATACAGGCTGAGGGAGATGTTGAGGGAACTGACCGAGCCC
This is a stretch of genomic DNA from Candidatus Poribacteria bacterium. It encodes these proteins:
- a CDS encoding right-handed parallel beta-helix repeat-containing protein, which codes for MTHGQGKEISITNNIFINSSIRADAPSGRVTISNNTITNGGITFTGRNSVVSDNVINRGGSGTGIYFTVQGTVSNNKISNCDVGIYLYAEGSITVEGNTVNQSKIGIKANPVYVAPEIKFNNIEASEYLIYLEGSRRNARVINAKYNWWGTTDARMIAQKIYDFYDDSSKSLVDFSPLLSSPSISVTVYDVIKVIPTGFSGAVSSPTVTLNLDVTPTPKEMMISEDHTFAGASWEPYSPTKEWTLSNPGNYIYAKFRGSPESAIAFTRLPFFHAPITEALTGKPVLIRVVAPSGRGVAGVSAFYRVHGSGSYTEIPLVKRGGEYHGFIPKNAMTQAGVDYYILAKDGGGRTLATYPFENPESNPIFISPKSSIEKTLHSDHRNVIDFAGMMEIDIPLGALRKQRTLELFIPPSLPAPPPEGLAVPPGMIYDLRFSDGYDSFEKPIKMTFLYKEDDVTGTGKDEGTLRAFVWDEKSGKWRYAGGELDKDTNKLSLQIKRTAKIALFAGCGETQVPIKKGLNLLTVPFREGAYSARWLLERISGCKIVTPWDAERQRYGDSTLAVGDGGIIGSDFELKPGYSYFVQADEDMTVPFGGAPLSSPPPVKLRRGLNFVSIPYKPETYAPDPESLIRNIPNSRVVTPWDADLQKWGDSAIKEGGRIIPPSKPFSVKSYAGFVVQVESDVPSWTPGSPAPPLPVDRSDKGPIVLPPPISTRIGFVRLTDISATSAAISWLTDLPCRGAVEYGPTPDLGLAALEDGEGRLHRIELTGLSPETTCYYRISGDGRLYTFRTTRLTAGVPYIIYGEVYDEDGFTPAEGAMVYVRVRRGHRESLTLAALVDEDGLWQVNLGNLKDRFSGGVFRYMSGDQIQIEVQGADGEGGARYPERVLEVKGPEYMGRVSLVGGLVLEGSDGGTMPQRSELLQNFPNPFNPETWIPFQLSEPADVEIKIYDGVGRLVRVLDLGHLDAGYYLDKDKAAHWDGRNEKGERVASGVYWYCIQAGRFRATRRLLLLK
- a CDS encoding fibronectin type III domain-containing protein, yielding MKGILTLTLVLCVFITPAFPITISDIRVSNHSSSSVVISWITDVVTNDNRVNYGTTKALGSTASDTRVDDTHYVEITGLDPETTYYFEVVSDGTTDDNGGNKYEFKTAKVGTGTSYVVYGKVYKADGVTPAEGAIVYVRVTHGGVVSHWLSTLSDSSGNWQVNLGNLKDPTTGDVLGYGTGDPMYIFFQGAADGTSSTDTTVSGSRPQGISDTSLPVILLSFTGSFDGKAVELRWKTDEETDILAWNIYRSEEGV
- a CDS encoding Ig-like domain-containing protein, which encodes MVYRVISTRCGVISLFLLLGFLSWNFASAQEDDVPPRILYTNPSDGATNASIKINFWIQFSEPMDQDSVLRTTVDLEDLTTGQKLANTSLRNLVDGGFLRASFNDAGDKLTLTSDISLSPGHTYRITLKNIVATDLAGNRLSIDKTQFTFRTRGTVSEVSGIISESKTWSEDVILIKNNMLVMEGAVLTINPGVEVIFEGSYNIVIEGKLIANGTSDNYIIFTSSGARWGNIKFSKGSEGSFS